The Pseudomonas kermanshahensis genome contains a region encoding:
- a CDS encoding KinB sensor domain-containing domain, with translation MKWQMKLRTRLFLSISALVTVALLGLMLGLVSVLQMASVQQQLVRDTTHALEVGLKLRQNLGEQLTLILDEDTAPQSLQVLQDNFQSLLNQGLEQGGERTGFSKASSNYQTFLEAYRDSPAPARSMGMDQPLGAAFNQVRTDLIDAHKQALDHITRSEEHTRDRALMVSGVLGLMGLVILVLGFITAHNIARRFGQPIEALAKAADQLGKGDFDVTLPVTQAIELNQLTRRFGLMADALRKHQATNVDELLAGQQRLQAVLDSIDDGLLIIDRQGRLEHLNPVAQRQLGWSDSRLGNTLAEALQRPELEQQLRQVLRGGSLDRPPDDLSIDVDEETRLLTYSLTPVSHPQGPILGAVMVLHDVTEQRAFERVRSEFVLRASHELRTPVTGMHMAFGLLRERVKFPPEAREYDLLETIGEEMQRLTQLINDLLNFSRYQSGLQKLDLAPCAIDELLERAQLRFTEQAAHKQIELIKELELPLPRIQADIAQLDRVLDNLLHNAVRHTPSGGRIRLHARRHAERVIISVEDNGEGIAYGQQGRIFEPFVQVGRKKGGAGLGLALCKEIVQLHGGRMGVFSRPGQGTQFYMALPV, from the coding sequence ATGAAGTGGCAGATGAAGCTGCGCACGCGGCTTTTCCTCAGCATTTCGGCGCTGGTCACGGTGGCCTTGCTCGGCCTGATGCTGGGCCTGGTGAGCGTGCTGCAGATGGCCTCGGTGCAACAGCAGCTCGTGCGAGACACCACCCACGCCCTGGAAGTGGGGCTTAAATTGCGGCAGAACCTCGGCGAACAGCTGACCCTGATCCTCGACGAGGACACCGCGCCGCAAAGCCTGCAAGTGCTGCAAGACAACTTCCAGTCCCTGCTCAACCAAGGGCTTGAACAAGGCGGCGAACGCACCGGCTTCAGCAAGGCCAGCAGCAACTACCAGACCTTCCTCGAGGCCTACCGCGACAGCCCTGCACCGGCGCGCAGCATGGGTATGGACCAGCCCCTGGGGGCTGCCTTCAACCAAGTGCGCACCGACCTTATCGACGCCCACAAGCAAGCGCTGGATCACATTACCCGCAGCGAGGAACATACCCGCGATCGCGCCTTGATGGTCAGCGGCGTCCTTGGCCTGATGGGCTTGGTGATCCTCGTGCTGGGTTTCATCACGGCGCACAACATCGCGCGACGCTTCGGCCAACCGATCGAAGCCTTGGCCAAGGCGGCCGATCAATTGGGCAAGGGCGACTTCGACGTAACACTGCCAGTTACCCAGGCCATCGAGCTGAACCAACTGACCCGCCGCTTCGGGCTCATGGCCGACGCCTTGCGCAAGCACCAGGCAACCAACGTCGATGAACTGCTGGCCGGCCAGCAACGCCTGCAGGCCGTGCTCGACAGCATCGACGATGGCCTGCTGATCATTGACCGCCAAGGCCGCCTGGAACACCTCAACCCTGTGGCGCAGCGCCAGCTGGGCTGGAGCGACAGCCGCCTAGGCAACACCCTGGCCGAAGCCTTGCAACGCCCGGAGCTGGAGCAACAGCTACGCCAAGTGCTGCGCGGTGGTAGCCTTGATCGCCCACCCGACGACCTGAGCATCGACGTCGATGAAGAAACCCGCCTGCTGACCTACAGCCTGACACCGGTCAGCCACCCCCAGGGGCCGATCCTGGGTGCGGTGATGGTGCTGCACGATGTCACCGAACAACGGGCCTTCGAGCGCGTACGCAGCGAGTTCGTGCTGCGTGCCTCGCACGAGCTGCGCACCCCGGTCACGGGCATGCACATGGCGTTCGGCCTGCTGCGCGAGCGGGTGAAGTTCCCGCCCGAGGCGCGCGAGTACGACCTGCTCGAGACCATCGGCGAGGAAATGCAGCGGCTGACCCAATTGATCAACGACTTGCTCAATTTCTCGCGCTACCAGAGCGGCCTGCAGAAGCTTGACCTCGCCCCCTGTGCCATCGATGAGCTGCTGGAGCGCGCGCAGCTGCGTTTTACCGAGCAGGCCGCGCACAAGCAGATCGAATTGATCAAGGAGCTGGAACTGCCGCTGCCACGTATTCAGGCCGACATCGCCCAGCTCGACCGGGTGTTGGACAACCTGCTGCACAACGCGGTCCGCCATACCCCCAGCGGTGGCCGTATACGGCTTCACGCCAGGCGGCATGCGGAGCGGGTGATCATCAGTGTCGAAGACAACGGCGAGGGTATCGCCTATGGGCAGCAAGGGCGCATCTTCGAGCCGTTTGTGCAGGTAGGGCGCAAAAAAGGTGGCGCGGGTCTTGGCTTGGCGTTGTGCAAAGAAATCGTGCAACTGCACGGTGGCAGAATGGGCGTATTTTCCCGGCCGGGGCAGGGCACTCAGTTCTACATGGCATTGCCGGTCTGA
- a CDS encoding EAL domain-containing protein, whose product MSALIATLRQIFYRPWMLASLAALASAALLLSASIGIALQQMKQSESEQMNAQGERFLDRLEQVFGQLREGVDTLQAQPLRGCSPEMLAALQQVGLSSRFIYEAAYVDAHVACSNRGDERAFEPLRAPDIKGPTYSYWLNTTIEPDENLAALMLGRGNFVVSTSRGHLTDVVDLPPGGSLVVVLDNGTRAIPVLGPPQVWPPPSAWSASHKSLLELSDRLIYRMPTKSPDYQLVLIAPRASLPLRMNGMLWLLFPGSVLAACCIGWLVLQLILQRRSMSSELQNALRRGELQVLYQPIIELDTRRCVGAEALVRWRRPDGTLTSPDLFIPLAENTGQIRQITDFVLQRVLEQLGQLLRSHRNLYISVNLAACDVMVPRIGRVAARLLALHRVAASQIAFEVTERGLIDVVVARDNLQALRAVGHQVLIDDFGTGYCSLAYLQTLPVDCLKIDKAFIDALGHDAASSGVAPHIIRMAHDLHLRVIAEGIECEDQAVLLNSEGVNYGQGWLFARPLNARQFAELVTRGWRAVPARRGTDES is encoded by the coding sequence ATGTCAGCCCTCATCGCCACGCTGCGCCAAATTTTTTACCGTCCCTGGATGCTGGCCTCACTGGCAGCACTGGCCAGCGCCGCACTGTTGCTCAGCGCCAGCATCGGTATTGCCCTGCAGCAGATGAAACAAAGCGAGAGTGAACAGATGAATGCGCAGGGCGAGCGCTTTCTCGATCGCCTTGAGCAGGTATTCGGCCAGCTTCGTGAAGGGGTCGACACCCTGCAGGCGCAGCCCTTGCGCGGCTGCAGCCCAGAGATGCTGGCGGCATTGCAGCAGGTGGGCCTGAGTTCGCGCTTCATTTATGAAGCCGCGTACGTCGATGCCCATGTCGCCTGCTCCAACCGGGGGGATGAACGGGCCTTCGAACCACTGCGCGCGCCCGACATCAAGGGGCCGACCTACAGCTATTGGTTGAACACCACGATCGAACCCGACGAAAATCTGGCAGCCCTGATGCTGGGGCGTGGCAATTTCGTGGTGTCCACGTCGCGCGGGCACCTGACCGATGTTGTCGACCTGCCGCCCGGTGGCAGCCTAGTGGTGGTGCTGGACAACGGTACCCGGGCCATCCCGGTACTAGGCCCGCCGCAGGTGTGGCCACCGCCCTCGGCCTGGTCGGCCAGCCACAAGTCGCTGCTCGAATTGAGCGACCGCCTCATCTACCGCATGCCGACCAAATCGCCGGATTACCAATTGGTGCTGATTGCGCCACGCGCCAGCCTGCCCCTGCGCATGAACGGCATGCTCTGGCTGCTGTTCCCTGGCAGCGTACTGGCCGCCTGCTGCATTGGCTGGCTGGTGTTGCAGCTGATTCTGCAGCGCCGCTCGATGAGCTCGGAGCTGCAGAACGCACTGCGCCGGGGCGAACTGCAGGTGCTTTACCAGCCGATCATCGAGCTCGACACACGGCGTTGTGTCGGTGCCGAGGCCCTGGTGCGCTGGCGCCGCCCGGACGGCACCTTGACCAGCCCGGACCTGTTCATTCCGTTGGCCGAAAATACCGGGCAGATCCGCCAGATCACTGACTTTGTCTTGCAGCGGGTGCTTGAGCAGTTGGGCCAGTTGCTGCGTTCGCACCGCAACCTGTACATCTCGGTAAACCTTGCGGCGTGTGATGTGATGGTCCCGCGCATTGGCCGGGTGGCGGCGCGGCTGCTGGCCTTGCACCGGGTGGCGGCCAGCCAGATCGCCTTCGAGGTGACCGAACGCGGCCTGATCGACGTGGTGGTGGCGCGCGACAACCTGCAGGCTCTGCGTGCGGTGGGCCACCAAGTGTTGATCGACGATTTTGGCACGGGTTACTGCAGCCTCGCCTACCTGCAGACGCTGCCCGTGGACTGCCTGAAGATCGACAAGGCCTTCATTGATGCCTTGGGGCACGATGCCGCCAGCAGTGGTGTGGCCCCGCACATCATCCGCATGGCCCACGACCTGCACCTGCGGGTGATTGCCGAAGGCATCGAATGCGAAGACCAGGCGGTGTTACTCAACAGTGAAGGGGTTAATTACGGCCAAGGCTGGTTGTTCGCCCGGCCGTTGAACGCCCGTCAATTTGCCGAGCTGGTGACCCGCGGGTGGCGGGCGGTGCCGGCGCGGCGGGGTACCGATGAGTCTTGA
- a CDS encoding N-acetylmuramoyl-L-alanine amidase, giving the protein MLSTVKKTLLTCLLVAVAGCSTGLRIDRSHPSANQDERIQFVVLHYTNASLERSLALLTHGEVSSHYLIGDGPATVYQLVDESRRAWHAGDSQWQGRTWLNSTSIGIEIVNPGFTDTPNGRVWHPYSEAQIQALIALLKDIVKRNNIDPRHIVGHSDIAPLRKLDPGPLFPWKRLADAGIGIWPEPNAVARQQAFFSVNPPSVSWYQQELARFGYAIAQTGELDVATRHVIAAFQMRFRPQRFDGMPDAQTAAMLQVLNRMR; this is encoded by the coding sequence GTGCTTTCCACCGTTAAAAAAACACTGCTCACCTGCTTGCTGGTTGCTGTTGCAGGTTGCTCGACGGGCCTGCGCATCGACCGCAGCCACCCTTCGGCCAACCAGGACGAGCGTATCCAGTTTGTCGTCCTGCACTACACCAATGCCTCGCTCGAGCGCTCATTGGCGCTACTGACCCATGGCGAGGTCAGCAGCCACTACCTGATCGGCGATGGCCCGGCCACGGTCTATCAGCTGGTGGATGAAAGCCGCCGCGCCTGGCACGCCGGTGACAGCCAATGGCAAGGGCGCACCTGGTTGAATTCGACCTCGATCGGTATCGAAATCGTCAACCCAGGGTTCACCGATACGCCGAATGGCCGAGTCTGGCACCCCTACAGCGAAGCCCAGATTCAGGCCTTGATCGCGCTGCTCAAAGACATCGTCAAACGCAACAACATCGACCCCCGGCATATCGTTGGCCACAGCGATATCGCGCCGTTGCGCAAGCTCGACCCAGGCCCGTTGTTCCCGTGGAAGCGCCTGGCCGACGCGGGTATCGGTATCTGGCCCGAGCCTAACGCAGTGGCGCGGCAACAAGCCTTCTTCAGCGTCAACCCGCCGAGCGTGAGCTGGTACCAGCAGGAGCTGGCGCGTTTCGGCTATGCGATCGCGCAAACCGGTGAACTCGACGTGGCCACCCGGCATGTGATCGCGGCGTTCCAGATGCGCTTCCGCCCACAACGCTTCGATGGCATGCCCGATGCCCAGACGGCCGCCATGCTGCAAGTGCTCAACCGCATGCGTTGA
- a CDS encoding GGDEF domain-containing protein, with protein MTDDAERWKEKYLKSIEQQEKLERRWDARLDLLRRGLVRSTLAAEGSDKVVDQCMKEMREVIRSDNMDAGLAGLIPRLEKAVLDSEQRRETRMNQVSDALTALVTQLQGLPLPSDISRPLKKLAKKLDGGVAQSRELPPLLGELSGLQGRALDALGKPEEERPGFLQRLFGGRDSEQPDEAEVALAAAPVVAMAEAVAPPVAAPVQRVAEDPQPEDVDALLPLAPPALPEPALVAELEGPALIETADVPSAPPPEPVPDEAPAPEPALSQPTPEAVPPQTLEETFGEDGPYALPYAVEPPYSQVAAHIEQTLIGLLDDLSLPERHKAQALEMRERVARGLNWYELIPVLDDLAVLMLAITDSGQHEFETYLQQLNERLEGFQSHLHEASAGHADNSTAAEALDTQLRQQVDGLQSSVKGAADVDSLKHILENRLEGLLVTMDEHKHERDRREQELAGRLQGLSERVANMEHEALGYREHLEEQRQKALLDPLTGLPNRAAWSEHLEREMLDWQENGGHLAMAILDLDHFKRINDNYGHLAGDKVLKIVADQLRKRLRGRDFIARFGGEEFVLLFPQTSPAAAAQMAELLRATIEACPFHFKGERVVITASIGLGAFRSGERGDQVLKRADTALYRAKDLGRNRVEQG; from the coding sequence ATGACTGACGACGCTGAGCGCTGGAAAGAGAAATACCTTAAGAGCATCGAGCAGCAAGAGAAGCTTGAACGCCGTTGGGACGCGCGTCTCGACCTGTTGCGTCGTGGGCTGGTGCGCAGCACCCTGGCTGCCGAAGGCAGTGACAAGGTGGTGGACCAGTGCATGAAGGAAATGCGTGAGGTCATCCGCAGCGACAACATGGACGCAGGCCTTGCCGGGCTGATTCCGCGCCTGGAAAAAGCCGTGCTGGATTCCGAGCAACGCCGGGAAACCCGCATGAACCAGGTCAGCGATGCGCTGACGGCGCTGGTCACTCAGCTGCAAGGCTTGCCGCTGCCAAGCGACATCTCGCGGCCGCTGAAAAAACTGGCGAAAAAACTCGACGGCGGGGTTGCCCAGTCGCGTGAGCTGCCCCCGTTGCTGGGGGAGCTGAGCGGCCTGCAAGGTCGCGCGCTGGATGCGTTGGGCAAGCCTGAAGAAGAGCGGCCAGGCTTTCTGCAGCGCTTGTTTGGTGGTCGTGACAGCGAGCAGCCCGACGAAGCAGAGGTTGCACTGGCGGCGGCGCCTGTTGTGGCAATGGCTGAGGCCGTGGCGCCGCCCGTTGCCGCCCCCGTTCAGCGCGTTGCTGAAGACCCGCAGCCCGAGGATGTAGACGCACTGCTGCCCTTGGCACCCCCAGCACTGCCTGAGCCAGCCTTGGTAGCGGAGCTGGAAGGGCCGGCACTGATCGAAACCGCAGACGTGCCGAGCGCGCCGCCACCCGAGCCTGTGCCGGATGAGGCGCCAGCGCCAGAGCCAGCCCTCAGCCAACCCACGCCAGAGGCCGTACCGCCGCAGACGCTGGAAGAAACGTTCGGTGAAGATGGCCCCTATGCCCTGCCCTACGCGGTAGAGCCGCCCTACAGCCAAGTGGCCGCCCATATCGAGCAGACGCTGATCGGCTTGCTCGACGACCTCAGCCTGCCCGAGCGGCACAAGGCCCAGGCCCTGGAAATGCGCGAGCGGGTGGCGCGGGGGCTGAACTGGTACGAACTGATCCCGGTGCTCGACGACTTGGCGGTGCTGATGTTGGCGATTACCGACAGCGGCCAGCACGAATTCGAGACCTACCTGCAACAGCTCAACGAGCGCCTGGAAGGTTTCCAGAGCCACCTGCACGAAGCCAGTGCCGGGCATGCCGACAACAGCACCGCCGCCGAGGCGCTGGACACCCAGCTCCGCCAGCAGGTTGATGGGCTGCAGAGCAGTGTGAAGGGCGCCGCCGACGTGGACAGCCTCAAGCACATCCTGGAAAACCGGCTCGAGGGCTTGCTGGTGACCATGGACGAGCACAAGCACGAGCGTGATCGCCGCGAGCAGGAACTTGCCGGTCGCCTGCAGGGCCTGTCCGAGCGTGTGGCGAACATGGAGCACGAGGCGCTTGGCTATCGCGAGCACCTTGAAGAGCAGCGGCAAAAGGCCTTGCTCGACCCGCTGACCGGCCTGCCTAATCGCGCAGCCTGGAGCGAGCACCTGGAACGCGAGATGCTCGACTGGCAGGAAAACGGCGGCCACTTGGCCATGGCGATTCTCGACCTGGACCACTTCAAGCGCATCAACGACAACTACGGGCACCTGGCGGGTGACAAGGTGCTGAAGATCGTCGCTGACCAGCTGCGCAAGCGCCTGCGCGGGCGCGACTTCATCGCCCGCTTTGGCGGTGAGGAGTTCGTCCTGTTGTTCCCGCAGACTTCACCCGCCGCGGCCGCACAGATGGCTGAGCTACTGCGTGCGACCATCGAAGCCTGCCCGTTCCATTTCAAAGGCGAGCGCGTGGTGATCACCGCCTCCATTGGCTTGGGTGCATTCCGTTCCGGCGAGCGCGGTGACCAGGTGCTCAAGCGCGCCGACACCGCGCTGTACCGTGCCAAGGACTTGGGGCGCAACCGAGTCGAGCAGGGGTAA
- a CDS encoding endonuclease/exonuclease/phosphatase family protein, translated as MPRFRSTRGIGLHQPQVNEHHLQAPGLPEDGRLRLLSFNIQVGISTERYRHYLTRSWQHLLPHTGRASNLQKIGKLLSDFDLVALQEADGGSLRSGYINQVEHLAQLGAFPYWYQQLNRNLGRFAQHSNGVLSRLKPQHLEDHPLPGPAGRGAILVRFGEGEDALIVVMMHLALGAKTRALQLGYIRELIGGYRHQVLMGDMNTHATDLLEHSPLRDLGLVAPQVEATFPSWRPQRCLDHILLSPSLTLERVEVLAQPISDHLPVAVEIRLPDALTVDTLPVLS; from the coding sequence ATGCCCCGCTTCCGAAGCACGCGTGGCATTGGCCTGCACCAGCCGCAGGTCAACGAACATCACCTGCAGGCGCCTGGCCTGCCAGAGGATGGGCGCCTGCGGCTGCTCAGTTTCAATATTCAGGTTGGCATCAGCACTGAGCGCTACCGGCATTACCTGACCCGCAGCTGGCAGCACCTGCTGCCGCACACCGGGCGTGCCAGCAACCTGCAAAAAATCGGCAAGCTGCTCAGTGACTTCGACCTGGTGGCCTTGCAGGAAGCCGATGGCGGCAGCCTGCGTTCAGGCTACATCAACCAGGTCGAACACCTGGCCCAACTGGGCGCCTTCCCTTACTGGTACCAGCAGCTCAACCGTAACCTCGGGCGCTTCGCCCAGCACAGCAACGGCGTGCTCAGCCGCCTCAAGCCGCAACACCTCGAAGACCACCCCCTGCCCGGCCCGGCCGGTCGCGGTGCCATTCTGGTGCGTTTCGGCGAGGGTGAAGATGCGCTGATCGTGGTGATGATGCACCTGGCGCTCGGCGCCAAAACCCGCGCCCTGCAGCTTGGCTACATTCGCGAGCTGATTGGCGGCTACCGCCATCAGGTGTTGATGGGTGACATGAACACCCATGCCACCGACCTGCTGGAGCACTCCCCCCTGCGCGACCTGGGCCTGGTTGCCCCGCAAGTCGAGGCCACCTTCCCCAGTTGGCGACCGCAGCGTTGCCTGGACCATATCCTGCTCAGCCCAAGCCTCACCCTTGAGCGCGTGGAGGTGTTGGCGCAGCCAATTTCCGATCACCTTCCCGTTGCCGTCGAGATTCGATTGCCTGATGCATTGACTGTGGATACGCTGCCGGTTTTGAGCTAA
- the dsbA gene encoding thiol:disulfide interchange protein DsbA, which produces MRKLILSAALVAASVFGMTAVQAAEPVAGKEYLELSNPVPVSVPGKIEVVELFWYGCPHCYHFEPVINPWAEKLPKDVNFKRVPAMFGGPWDAHGQMFLTLEAMGVEHKVHAAVFDAIQNQKKRLTDPQDMADFLATQGVDKDKFLATFNSFAIKGQVNQAKELAKKYEITGVPSMVVNGKYRFDLGTAGGPEGVLNVADQLIAKERAAK; this is translated from the coding sequence ATGCGTAAACTGATTCTCAGCGCTGCGCTGGTCGCCGCCAGCGTATTCGGTATGACCGCCGTACAGGCCGCCGAGCCTGTTGCCGGCAAGGAATATCTCGAGCTGAGCAACCCTGTTCCAGTTTCCGTGCCTGGCAAGATCGAAGTGGTCGAGCTGTTCTGGTACGGCTGCCCTCACTGCTACCACTTCGAGCCGGTAATCAACCCGTGGGCTGAAAAACTGCCGAAAGACGTCAACTTCAAGCGCGTACCGGCCATGTTCGGTGGCCCGTGGGACGCTCACGGCCAGATGTTCCTGACCCTCGAAGCCATGGGCGTCGAGCACAAGGTGCATGCCGCCGTCTTCGACGCCATCCAGAACCAGAAAAAGCGCCTGACCGACCCTCAGGACATGGCCGACTTCCTCGCCACCCAAGGCGTGGACAAGGACAAATTCCTCGCCACCTTCAACTCCTTCGCCATCAAAGGCCAGGTCAACCAGGCCAAGGAACTGGCGAAGAAGTACGAAATCACCGGCGTACCGAGCATGGTCGTCAACGGCAAGTACCGCTTCGACCTGGGCACCGCAGGCGGGCCAGAGGGCGTGCTGAATGTTGCCGACCAGCTGATCGCCAAGGAGCGCGCCGCTAAGTAA
- a CDS encoding c-type cytochrome: MNKLVVSLLLTMGVAGAAIAAEPIKGDAAAGQAKTAVCGACHNPDGNSLAPNFPKLAGQGQRYLEKQLHDIKSGKRTVLEMTGMLAAFNDQDLADIAAYFASQKGSVGAADPKLVERGRALFNGGDLEKGMPACTGCHSPNGAGIALAGFPHLGGQHSQYVTKQLTEFREGVRTNDGDAMTMRTIAGKLSNHDIEALASYIQGLH; the protein is encoded by the coding sequence ATGAACAAACTAGTCGTGAGTCTGCTGTTGACCATGGGTGTCGCAGGTGCGGCCATTGCTGCGGAACCTATCAAAGGCGATGCCGCCGCCGGCCAGGCCAAGACGGCCGTCTGTGGTGCCTGCCACAACCCCGACGGCAATAGCCTGGCACCGAACTTCCCGAAACTGGCAGGCCAGGGCCAGCGTTACCTCGAAAAACAACTGCACGATATCAAGTCCGGCAAGCGCACCGTGCTGGAGATGACCGGCATGCTGGCTGCCTTCAATGACCAGGACCTGGCCGATATCGCGGCGTACTTCGCTAGCCAAAAAGGTAGCGTCGGGGCGGCCGACCCCAAGCTCGTCGAACGCGGTCGCGCCTTGTTCAATGGCGGCGACCTGGAAAAAGGCATGCCCGCCTGTACCGGCTGCCACTCACCGAACGGCGCAGGCATCGCCCTGGCGGGCTTCCCGCACCTGGGCGGGCAGCACTCGCAATACGTGACCAAGCAACTGACCGAGTTCCGTGAAGGCGTGCGTACCAACGATGGCGATGCCATGACCATGCGTACCATCGCGGGCAAGCTGAGCAACCACGATATCGAAGCGTTGGCCAGCTACATCCAGGGCCTGCACTGA
- a CDS encoding c-type cytochrome → MAKWLLAVGMFLPFFSAQATQDPEVLYNRTCAACHAGQLPQAPQRGDRAAWEPRLAQGVDVLVRHVTQGFKAMPPRGLCMDCSAEDYRLVILWMSGSPDT, encoded by the coding sequence ATGGCGAAATGGCTGCTTGCTGTCGGTATGTTCCTGCCGTTTTTCAGCGCACAGGCTACACAGGATCCCGAGGTGTTGTACAACCGCACGTGTGCGGCCTGTCACGCCGGTCAGTTGCCACAGGCCCCCCAGCGGGGTGACCGGGCAGCATGGGAGCCAAGGCTGGCGCAAGGTGTGGATGTACTCGTGAGGCATGTGACCCAGGGTTTCAAGGCTATGCCGCCGCGTGGATTGTGCATGGACTGCAGTGCCGAGGACTACCGTTTGGTCATCCTTTGGATGAGCGGCAGTCCCGATACATAA
- the yihA gene encoding ribosome biogenesis GTP-binding protein YihA/YsxC, with product MQVKNPILGLCQKATFALSAAKVEQCPDDQGYEVAFAGRSNAGKSSALNTLTHASLARTSKTPGRTQLLNFFSLDDERRLVDLPGYGYAKVPIPLKQHWQRHLEAYLGSRECLRGVILMMDVRHPMTDFDKMMLDWAKASGMPMHILLTKADKLTHGAGKNTLLKVQSEIRKGWGDAVTIQLFSAPKRLGLDEAYRVLAGWMELEDKPVA from the coding sequence ATGCAAGTCAAGAACCCCATCCTCGGCCTCTGCCAGAAAGCCACATTCGCCCTCAGCGCAGCCAAGGTCGAACAATGCCCGGACGACCAGGGTTACGAGGTGGCTTTCGCCGGCCGTTCCAACGCCGGCAAATCCAGCGCCCTCAATACCCTGACTCATGCCAGCCTGGCGCGTACCTCGAAAACCCCGGGGCGCACCCAGCTGTTGAATTTCTTCAGTCTGGACGATGAACGGCGTTTGGTCGACCTGCCGGGCTACGGTTATGCAAAAGTACCGATTCCACTCAAGCAGCACTGGCAGCGCCACCTGGAAGCCTACCTGGGCAGCCGTGAGTGCCTGCGCGGTGTGATCTTGATGATGGACGTGCGCCATCCGATGACCGACTTCGACAAGATGATGCTCGACTGGGCCAAGGCCAGCGGCATGCCGATGCACATCCTGCTGACCAAGGCCGACAAACTCACCCACGGCGCCGGCAAGAACACCTTGCTCAAGGTGCAGTCGGAGATCCGCAAGGGCTGGGGCGACGCAGTCACCATCCAGCTGTTCTCGGCACCGAAGCGCCTGGGGCTGGACGAAGCCTACCGCGTGCTGGCGGGCTGGATGGAGCTGGAAGACAAGCCCGTGGCCTGA